One stretch of Streptomyces sp. NBC_01142 DNA includes these proteins:
- the tgmB gene encoding ATP-grasp ribosomal peptide maturase: MPEKRPVLVATEADDITADMVITELNRRDVPVVRFNPADIGENLTVSARFGTCPAPVVGQVRTSSRTAGLTRVRSVYWRRPEWPSFPNLSPDDSRFAAAQVRYGLGGTLYALDGPLWVNHPLRITAADFKPVQLALAQQLGFTVPPTLVTNDPAEAREFIRIQGDAIFKTLRWTPYTRDGVPVTGWADPVTADEIDDSVRITPHLFQARVDKVADLRVLIVGRHTFAVRIDSELLDWRKDYSALTYTVEYLPDQVDKALHSYLDRLELASGSFDLAVDRTGNYWWLELNPNGQWGWLETETGLPMSAAFADLLVQEDCR; the protein is encoded by the coding sequence ATGCCCGAGAAGAGGCCGGTTCTGGTGGCCACCGAGGCGGACGACATCACCGCCGACATGGTGATCACCGAACTCAACCGGCGCGATGTGCCGGTGGTCCGGTTCAACCCCGCCGACATCGGCGAGAACCTCACGGTCTCGGCTCGGTTCGGCACCTGCCCGGCCCCTGTGGTCGGGCAGGTGCGCACCTCGTCGAGAACCGCAGGCCTGACCCGCGTCCGATCGGTGTACTGGCGCCGCCCGGAGTGGCCGTCATTCCCCAACCTGTCCCCGGACGACTCCCGCTTCGCTGCGGCGCAGGTCCGCTACGGGCTTGGGGGCACGCTCTACGCCCTGGACGGCCCGCTCTGGGTCAACCACCCGTTGCGCATCACCGCGGCTGACTTCAAACCCGTTCAGCTCGCCCTCGCCCAGCAGCTCGGCTTCACCGTCCCGCCCACCCTCGTCACCAACGACCCGGCCGAGGCACGCGAGTTCATCCGCATCCAAGGAGACGCGATCTTCAAGACGCTACGGTGGACCCCCTATACGCGTGACGGCGTGCCGGTGACCGGATGGGCCGATCCCGTCACGGCCGACGAGATCGACGACAGCGTTCGCATCACTCCCCACCTGTTTCAGGCCCGCGTGGACAAGGTCGCCGACCTCCGCGTCCTGATCGTGGGGCGGCACACGTTCGCCGTGCGCATCGACTCCGAACTGCTGGACTGGCGCAAGGACTACAGCGCCCTGACATACACCGTGGAGTACCTTCCCGACCAGGTGGACAAGGCACTGCACTCCTACCTGGACCGACTGGAGCTGGCATCAGGAAGCTTCGACCTCGCGGTGGACCGGACGGGAAACTACTGGTGGCTGGAGCTGAACCCCAACGGGCAATGGGGATGGCTGGAGACGGAGACCGGCCTCCCGATGTCCGCCGCCTTCGCCGACCTACTCGTGCAAGAAGACTGCCGATGA
- a CDS encoding RNB domain-containing ribonuclease yields MPRRHLHMTGAAEAPLRAALRELRTKLDVPEGFPPDVLEEAESAARAPRLPDRDATDIPFFTIDPPASVDLDQAMHLARRPGGGFRVQYAIADVAAFVTPGGALDAEAHRRVQTLYFPDEKVPLHPPLLSEGVASLLPDRTVPALLWQIDLDAEGRTVATEVRRALVRSRARLDYEGAQQQIDDGTAEEPLALLKDIGLLREQLETERGGISLNVPEQEIVERDGAYVLAFRAPLPAHGWNAQISLLTGMAAADLMMAAGTGILRTLPTAPDGAVARLRRSAKALRIDWPHHVSYAGLVRSLDPRNARHAAFLQECTTLLRGAGYTSFTGGELPSPAVHAAVADEYTHCTAPLRRLVDRYAGELSVAAVAGQEPPDWVTAALGELPKAMAEGSRRANTVERECVDIVEAALLKGRVGETFEGFVVDVKEGEPTVGAVQLETPAVIGRIEGGSTELPLGERLRVRLTQADPGAAKVLFAPV; encoded by the coding sequence ATGCCCCGCCGCCATCTGCACATGACCGGCGCAGCCGAGGCTCCGCTGCGGGCCGCCCTGCGTGAGCTGCGTACGAAGCTCGACGTGCCCGAGGGCTTCCCGCCCGACGTCCTCGAGGAGGCTGAGTCGGCGGCCAGGGCCCCGCGTCTGCCCGACCGCGACGCCACGGACATCCCGTTCTTCACCATCGACCCGCCCGCCTCCGTCGACCTGGACCAGGCGATGCACCTCGCGCGCCGCCCGGGCGGGGGCTTCCGGGTGCAGTACGCCATCGCGGATGTCGCGGCCTTCGTCACCCCCGGCGGCGCCCTCGACGCGGAGGCCCACCGCCGGGTGCAGACGCTCTACTTCCCGGACGAGAAGGTCCCGCTCCACCCGCCCCTGCTCTCCGAAGGCGTGGCCAGCCTGCTGCCCGACCGGACCGTGCCCGCGCTGTTGTGGCAGATCGACCTCGACGCCGAGGGACGGACCGTCGCGACCGAGGTGCGCCGCGCGCTCGTACGCAGCCGGGCCAGGCTCGACTACGAGGGCGCCCAGCAACAGATCGACGACGGCACGGCCGAGGAGCCCCTGGCACTGCTCAAGGACATCGGACTCCTGCGCGAACAGCTGGAGACCGAGCGCGGCGGCATCTCCCTCAACGTCCCCGAGCAGGAGATCGTCGAGCGCGACGGCGCGTACGTCCTCGCATTCCGGGCCCCGCTCCCGGCCCACGGCTGGAACGCGCAGATCTCCCTGCTGACGGGGATGGCCGCTGCCGACCTCATGATGGCGGCGGGCACCGGCATTCTGCGGACGCTGCCCACCGCCCCGGACGGCGCGGTGGCGAGACTGCGACGCTCGGCCAAGGCCCTGCGGATCGACTGGCCGCACCACGTCTCGTACGCCGGGCTGGTCCGCTCCCTCGACCCCCGCAACGCCCGCCACGCCGCCTTCCTCCAGGAGTGCACAACCCTGCTGCGCGGCGCGGGTTACACCTCCTTCACGGGCGGCGAGCTGCCCTCTCCCGCGGTCCATGCGGCGGTGGCCGACGAGTACACCCACTGCACCGCCCCGCTGCGGCGGCTCGTCGACCGGTACGCGGGCGAGCTGTCCGTGGCGGCGGTGGCGGGGCAGGAGCCGCCGGACTGGGTGACCGCCGCGCTCGGGGAGCTGCCCAAGGCGATGGCGGAGGGCTCCAGACGCGCCAACACCGTCGAGCGGGAGTGCGTCGACATCGTCGAGGCCGCGCTGCTGAAGGGGCGGGTCGGCGAGACGTTCGAGGGGTTCGTGGTGGATGTGAAGGAGGGCGAGCCGACGGTCGGCGCGGTCCAGCTGGAGACCCCGGCGGTGATCGGCCGCATCGAGGGCGGCAGTACGGAGCTTCCGCTGGGGGAGCGGTTGCGGGTGCGGCTCACGCAGGCCGACCCGGGGGCGGCGAAGGTGCTGTTCGCGCCTGTGTGA
- the tgmA gene encoding putative ATP-grasp-modified RiPP — protein MTTSVALSFPTRPWGAGRLTPYPTTIRRPHATVAVDPTTQLGVFRDHDGQVVEMGKHGTSSGTETSTTTNSDSKNDQGHDQDSNQD, from the coding sequence ATGACCACCTCCGTCGCACTCTCTTTCCCCACGCGACCGTGGGGCGCGGGCCGACTCACGCCCTACCCGACCACCATCCGCCGACCCCACGCCACGGTCGCCGTCGACCCCACGACGCAGCTCGGGGTGTTCCGCGACCACGACGGGCAGGTGGTCGAGATGGGCAAGCACGGCACCAGCTCCGGCACCGAGACCTCCACGACGACGAACTCGGACTCCAAAAACGACCAGGGCCACGACCAGGACAGCAACCAGGACTGA
- a CDS encoding MerR family transcriptional regulator, which translates to MRIGEIAALVGVTPRTVRHYHQLGLFHEPERLPNGYRDYGLQHAVVLARIRRLTELGLGLAEVRDVLADDAGRELAEVLEELDADLAQQEAAIAERRARLGDLMEQAREGRLPAEGPVSPELTGLFGALIPSGSPMAAKDRTHLALLDTMVEKEQRERLYAALRPLVEDPEFARRVHELYESLDDLAEAEADDPRIGPLGDSLAASVPDELLALMGDGLHQTESSFGEAFLADFAPAQSAVVRRMLAALSARVRGLR; encoded by the coding sequence ATGAGGATCGGAGAGATCGCCGCACTCGTCGGCGTCACCCCCCGTACCGTCCGCCACTACCACCAGCTCGGTCTCTTCCACGAGCCCGAGCGGCTGCCCAACGGATACCGGGACTACGGACTGCAGCACGCCGTCGTACTCGCCCGCATCCGGCGGCTGACCGAACTCGGACTCGGACTCGCCGAGGTACGGGACGTGCTCGCCGACGATGCCGGCCGCGAGCTGGCCGAGGTGCTGGAGGAACTCGACGCCGACCTGGCGCAGCAGGAGGCCGCCATCGCCGAGCGCCGCGCCCGGCTCGGCGATCTGATGGAACAGGCACGGGAGGGACGGCTGCCGGCCGAGGGACCCGTGTCGCCCGAACTCACCGGGCTCTTCGGGGCGCTCATCCCGAGCGGCTCCCCGATGGCCGCCAAGGACCGGACCCATCTGGCGCTGCTCGACACCATGGTGGAGAAGGAGCAGCGGGAGCGGCTGTACGCGGCGCTGCGTCCGCTCGTCGAGGATCCCGAATTCGCCCGTCGCGTCCACGAGTTGTACGAAAGCCTCGACGACCTTGCCGAAGCGGAGGCCGACGACCCCAGGATCGGGCCGCTCGGCGACTCGCTTGCCGCGAGCGTGCCGGACGAACTGCTCGCGCTGATGGGCGACGGTCTGCACCAGACGGAGAGCTCCTTCGGCGAGGCGTTCCTGGCCGACTTCGCGCCCGCACAGTCGGCCGTGGTCCGACGCATGCTGGCGGCGCTGTCCGCACGCGTACGGGGGCTCCGGTGA
- a CDS encoding IS110 family transposase, which produces MDVLHERCAGLDISKKDAKVCVRTPSTKRRGSFTTETTTWGSTTNAVLDLRDHLLAAQVTLVVIEATSDYWKPFYYVLTEGLDVVLVNARQVKNLPGRKTDVSDAAWLAQLGAHGLVRPSFVPPEPVRELRDLTRARTTATRERGRVVQRLEKLLEDTGIKLSAVASDIMGVSGRAMLEALIRGEADPRVLADLAKRKLRNKIPELTEALTGRFREHHAFLARLYLDQYDQLTTMIDQLTGRIEEAMAPFRGALDLLDTIPGINQATAEVIIAETGGDMTRFASAKHLASWAGVCPGHHESAGRTKNTKVRPGNPYLKGALGLAAFGAVRTKDTYLQARYKRLTARRGPLRALVAVEHSIITAIWHMLTDNVAYQELGGTYFTQRDPERATRRAITQLNQLGYTVTLNPRENAA; this is translated from the coding sequence GTGGACGTACTGCACGAACGCTGCGCCGGCCTCGACATCAGCAAGAAGGACGCCAAGGTCTGCGTCCGCACCCCGAGTACGAAGCGGCGGGGGTCCTTCACGACCGAGACCACGACGTGGGGATCAACGACGAACGCGGTCCTGGATCTGCGGGACCATCTGCTCGCCGCACAGGTGACGCTGGTAGTGATCGAGGCGACCAGTGACTACTGGAAGCCCTTCTACTACGTGCTGACCGAGGGCCTGGACGTGGTCCTGGTCAACGCGCGGCAGGTCAAGAACCTACCCGGCCGCAAGACGGACGTCTCGGACGCGGCCTGGCTGGCCCAGCTCGGCGCCCACGGCCTGGTCAGGCCCTCCTTCGTGCCGCCCGAGCCGGTCCGCGAACTGCGCGACCTGACCCGGGCCCGGACCACCGCCACCCGTGAACGCGGCCGTGTGGTCCAGCGGCTGGAGAAACTCCTGGAGGACACCGGCATCAAACTCTCCGCGGTCGCCTCCGACATCATGGGCGTCTCCGGCCGGGCCATGCTCGAAGCCCTCATCCGCGGCGAAGCCGACCCGCGGGTCCTCGCGGACCTGGCCAAACGCAAGCTCCGCAACAAGATCCCCGAACTCACCGAGGCCCTGACCGGACGGTTCCGCGAGCACCACGCGTTCCTGGCCCGACTGTATCTGGATCAGTACGACCAGCTCACCACGATGATCGACCAGCTCACCGGACGCATCGAGGAGGCGATGGCCCCCTTTCGTGGCGCCCTCGACCTCCTCGACACCATCCCCGGCATCAACCAGGCCACCGCCGAAGTGATCATCGCGGAGACCGGCGGGGACATGACCCGGTTCGCCTCCGCCAAACACCTCGCGTCCTGGGCCGGGGTCTGCCCCGGCCACCACGAGTCCGCCGGCCGTACCAAGAACACGAAGGTCCGGCCCGGCAACCCCTATCTCAAAGGCGCCCTCGGCCTCGCGGCATTCGGCGCTGTGAGAACCAAGGACACCTACCTGCAGGCCCGTTACAAGCGGCTGACCGCCCGCCGCGGCCCGCTCCGGGCACTGGTCGCCGTCGAGCACTCGATCATCACCGCGATCTGGCACATGCTCACCGACAACGTCGCCTACCAGGAACTCGGCGGCACCTACTTCACCCAACGCGACCCCGAACGCGCCACCCGCCGAGCCATCACCCAGCTCAACCAGCTCGGCTACACCGTCACCCTCAACCCGAGGGAGAACGCAGCCTGA
- a CDS encoding helix-turn-helix transcriptional regulator, producing the protein MALRRGRLAERRVAQGYSQEEFAEALAVAASTVIRWEGGRATPQPHQRPKIASLLGVTLSELEGLLVEEPPVETAVLPDTSTLLHGEDDDMKRRDVLGLLAVTGALVTLPGSDEAPRGHTAAALLVTGEELHRSLWQVFTLSDSKRAAFPAVRRQLDALTKGLAEARTSADRGRLCTMTADLYQLAGELFFDANRYTDAAQCYTLAANAAHAGGDHDLWACAMTRHAYVELYARRAPAAQPLLAVASRIAQRGDSALSTRHWVAAVQAQAYAAMGDIDACTRALDEAEKVHSLDGNFHNGGWLRFDGARLPEERGACYLQLGRPDLAEEGLTAALAQPLSLRRRAAVLSDLAVLGVHRGDVDQVVHYAETVLSLADRSNSGFIGKKLDGLRGRLAPLMSDGRVSDLDHRIAALSRSV; encoded by the coding sequence ATGGCGTTGAGGCGTGGGCGCCTTGCCGAGCGGCGGGTGGCACAGGGGTACTCTCAGGAGGAATTCGCCGAAGCCCTCGCGGTGGCCGCATCCACCGTGATCCGCTGGGAGGGTGGCCGTGCCACACCACAACCGCACCAACGGCCCAAGATCGCCAGCCTGTTAGGAGTCACCCTCTCCGAGCTGGAAGGGCTGCTCGTCGAAGAACCGCCGGTCGAAACGGCCGTGCTCCCTGACACCTCAACCCTCCTCCACGGTGAGGATGACGATATGAAGCGCCGCGATGTCCTGGGCCTGCTCGCCGTCACAGGCGCGCTCGTCACCCTGCCCGGTTCGGACGAGGCCCCCCGAGGACACACGGCGGCGGCGCTCCTGGTGACAGGGGAAGAGCTGCACCGCAGTCTGTGGCAGGTCTTCACCCTCTCTGACTCCAAACGGGCCGCCTTTCCGGCGGTCCGCAGGCAGCTCGACGCCCTGACGAAGGGCCTGGCCGAGGCACGCACCTCAGCGGACCGGGGCCGGCTGTGCACAATGACGGCCGACCTCTACCAGCTGGCCGGTGAGCTCTTCTTCGACGCCAACCGGTACACCGACGCCGCCCAGTGCTACACGTTGGCCGCCAACGCGGCTCATGCCGGTGGTGACCATGACCTCTGGGCTTGTGCCATGACTCGCCACGCCTACGTCGAGCTGTACGCACGGCGCGCGCCCGCTGCCCAGCCCCTGCTGGCGGTAGCCTCCCGGATCGCCCAACGGGGCGACAGCGCCCTGTCCACCCGCCACTGGGTCGCCGCCGTCCAGGCCCAGGCGTACGCGGCCATGGGCGACATCGACGCCTGCACCCGGGCCCTCGACGAAGCCGAGAAGGTGCACTCCCTCGACGGCAATTTCCACAACGGCGGCTGGCTCCGCTTCGACGGCGCCCGCCTCCCCGAGGAACGAGGAGCCTGCTACCTCCAGCTCGGCCGTCCCGATCTCGCGGAAGAGGGCCTCACCGCAGCCCTCGCCCAACCTCTGTCGCTGCGTCGCCGTGCCGCCGTCTTGAGCGACCTTGCCGTTCTTGGGGTCCACCGGGGCGACGTCGACCAGGTCGTGCACTACGCGGAGACAGTGCTCAGTTTGGCCGACCGGTCGAACTCGGGATTCATCGGCAAGAAGTTGGACGGACTTCGAGGGCGTCTTGCCCCGCTCATGTCCGATGGCCGAGTCTCGGATCTGGATCACCGAATCGCGGCGCTTTCGCGCAGCGTATGA
- the hemC gene encoding hydroxymethylbilane synthase: MSAPELIRIVSRSSPMALAQVERVRAELTALHPGIRTEVVPVTTSGDRWMGDLAKLGGKGAFTKEVDAALIAGEADLAVHCVKDVPADRPLPAGTTFAAFLKRDDIRDALVHPGGLTLDGLPAGTRIGTSSVRRIAQLAASHPHLECVPMRGNANRRLEKLAAGEADALLLAVSGLERIDRADVISEILPVETMCPPIGAGILALQCREADASTIDVVSGLGDPAAFREATAERMFLHVLQGHCNSPIAGFAVAERSGDLSLRARVFTPDGKTVLNAHEWAGPLDPATLGTSVAVALLRQGARELIDSIAH; encoded by the coding sequence ATGTCCGCCCCCGAGCTGATCCGCATCGTCTCCCGCTCCTCCCCCATGGCCCTGGCCCAGGTGGAGCGGGTACGCGCCGAGCTGACCGCGCTCCACCCCGGCATCCGTACGGAGGTCGTGCCCGTCACCACCTCCGGGGACCGGTGGATGGGCGATCTCGCGAAGCTGGGCGGGAAGGGCGCGTTCACCAAGGAAGTCGACGCCGCCCTGATCGCCGGAGAGGCCGATCTGGCGGTGCACTGCGTCAAGGACGTACCCGCGGACCGACCGCTTCCGGCCGGCACGACCTTCGCCGCCTTCCTCAAGCGCGACGACATCCGTGACGCGCTGGTGCACCCCGGCGGACTGACGCTGGACGGGCTGCCCGCCGGTACACGCATCGGGACGTCCTCGGTCCGCAGGATCGCGCAACTCGCCGCGTCGCACCCGCACCTGGAATGCGTACCGATGCGCGGGAACGCGAACCGGCGCCTGGAGAAGCTGGCGGCGGGCGAGGCGGACGCGCTGCTTCTGGCGGTGTCCGGTCTTGAGCGCATCGACCGCGCCGACGTGATCAGCGAGATCCTCCCGGTGGAGACGATGTGCCCGCCGATCGGCGCGGGGATCCTCGCCCTCCAGTGCCGCGAGGCCGACGCGTCCACCATCGACGTCGTCAGTGGCCTCGGCGACCCCGCCGCCTTCCGGGAGGCCACCGCCGAGCGGATGTTCCTCCACGTACTGCAAGGACACTGCAACTCACCCATCGCCGGGTTCGCGGTGGCCGAACGCAGTGGTGATCTCTCGCTCCGTGCCCGCGTCTTCACCCCCGACGGCAAGACGGTGCTGAACGCACACGAGTGGGCGGGCCCGCTCGATCCGGCAACTCTCGGCACGTCGGTGGCCGTCGCACTGCTGCGTCAGGGCGCCCGCGAACTGATCGACAGCATCGCGCACTGA
- a CDS encoding TetR/AcrR family transcriptional regulator: MPDPTRAQQIIAAARELLEQEGPDALTMRRLAERVGIKAPSLYKHFPDKSSVETALMAESLHETAEALKAAEAAAPGSFQALAAAYRTYALAHPHLYRLATGRPLAREALPPGLEDRAAAPLVRAVGGNVDTARAAWAFAHGMTILELNGRFPPGTDLEAAWATGSAGFVPTHAR; the protein is encoded by the coding sequence GTGCCTGACCCCACCCGTGCGCAGCAGATCATCGCCGCGGCCCGCGAACTGCTCGAACAGGAAGGCCCGGACGCGCTCACCATGCGCCGCCTCGCCGAGCGGGTCGGCATCAAGGCCCCGTCCCTGTACAAGCACTTCCCCGACAAGTCGTCGGTCGAGACCGCCCTGATGGCCGAGTCCCTGCATGAGACCGCCGAGGCGCTGAAGGCCGCGGAGGCGGCGGCTCCCGGCTCCTTCCAGGCGCTGGCCGCCGCCTATCGCACCTACGCTCTGGCCCACCCCCACCTCTACCGCCTCGCCACCGGCCGCCCGCTGGCCCGCGAGGCACTGCCGCCGGGCCTGGAGGACCGTGCCGCGGCCCCCCTCGTCCGCGCGGTCGGCGGCAACGTGGACACCGCACGGGCGGCCTGGGCCTTCGCCCACGGCATGACCATCCTCGAACTGAACGGCCGCTTCCCCCCGGGCACCGATCTCGAGGCAGCCTGGGCCACCGGCTCGGCGGGCTTCGTGCCCACGCATGCCAGGTAG
- a CDS encoding DUF6087 family protein: MDDEPLSQWADRRDTKIGRFRAVPLVTGDSPQGSHLNPDAPRAIQRWNGHMWEPYGFAVNLAAARRILFPNPEVTQVSGPAPKLGPGTGRHRKPQAPQ, from the coding sequence ATGGACGACGAACCGCTGTCGCAGTGGGCCGATCGACGTGACACGAAGATCGGACGGTTCCGTGCCGTGCCTCTCGTCACCGGCGACAGCCCGCAGGGATCCCATCTGAACCCTGACGCGCCACGGGCGATCCAGCGGTGGAACGGACACATGTGGGAGCCCTACGGCTTCGCGGTGAATCTCGCGGCGGCGAGACGCATCTTGTTCCCCAACCCCGAGGTCACCCAGGTCTCGGGGCCGGCACCGAAGCTCGGCCCCGGGACCGGCAGACACCGCAAGCCTCAGGCGCCGCAATAG
- the tgmC gene encoding ATP-grasp peptide maturase system methyltransferase yields MTDPASERRRMAAVLSNKGVLKSPWLRGAVEAVPREQFLHPGVFLDEGRTWRPVTALGTDPDDWLKIAYSVDTLTTQLDGHLTADQTGEPVAGVPTSSSTDPTTVVGMIEALDLTADHRVLEIGTGTGYSTALMCHYLGEDNVTTVEVDPQVAARADAALETAGHSTWTVTGDGLLGHPHRAPYDRVIATCAVRRIPYTWIRQTKPGGLVLATVGSWPWGTGLAKLTVGEDGTAEGTIIGRSSFMQARAQAVTPVAGDLSARTAYADSERTALVSPLALDEWMPAFLAQLAAPGAQFVCAARSDGSPLRYLFDPERESFAEFLADGESWTVRQGGPVALWDDVERALVAWQDNGSPGIEAVRLRVTDRSHLYWIDSGPLLRWEHRLA; encoded by the coding sequence ATGACCGACCCGGCATCCGAGCGGCGCCGCATGGCGGCCGTGCTTTCGAACAAGGGCGTCCTGAAGTCCCCCTGGCTGCGCGGGGCCGTCGAAGCCGTCCCCCGCGAGCAGTTCCTCCATCCCGGAGTCTTCCTCGACGAGGGGCGGACCTGGCGTCCCGTCACCGCGCTCGGCACCGACCCGGACGATTGGCTCAAGATCGCCTACAGCGTCGACACCTTGACCACCCAGCTCGACGGCCACCTCACCGCCGACCAGACCGGCGAACCCGTCGCGGGCGTGCCCACGTCGTCCTCCACCGACCCGACCACCGTCGTCGGCATGATCGAAGCCCTGGACCTCACGGCGGACCACCGCGTCCTGGAGATCGGCACGGGCACCGGATACTCCACGGCCCTGATGTGCCACTACCTCGGCGAGGACAACGTCACCACGGTCGAGGTCGACCCGCAGGTGGCGGCACGCGCCGATGCCGCCCTGGAGACCGCCGGCCACTCCACTTGGACGGTGACGGGCGACGGGCTTCTGGGCCATCCTCACCGGGCGCCGTACGACCGGGTCATCGCCACCTGCGCGGTGCGTCGCATCCCGTACACGTGGATCAGGCAGACGAAGCCCGGCGGCCTCGTCCTCGCCACGGTCGGCTCCTGGCCGTGGGGAACCGGCCTCGCGAAGCTCACCGTCGGCGAAGACGGCACCGCCGAGGGCACGATCATCGGACGCTCCTCTTTCATGCAGGCGCGCGCCCAGGCGGTGACCCCCGTGGCGGGCGACCTCTCCGCCCGAACCGCGTACGCGGACAGCGAGCGGACCGCGCTGGTGTCCCCTCTCGCCCTGGACGAGTGGATGCCTGCCTTCCTCGCACAGCTCGCCGCACCCGGTGCGCAGTTCGTGTGCGCCGCCCGCAGCGACGGCTCACCCTTGCGGTACCTGTTCGATCCTGAGCGGGAGTCGTTCGCCGAGTTCCTCGCCGACGGCGAGAGTTGGACCGTCCGCCAGGGCGGCCCCGTGGCCCTCTGGGACGATGTCGAGCGCGCCCTCGTCGCCTGGCAGGACAACGGCAGTCCAGGTATCGAGGCTGTGCGGCTCCGCGTCACCGACAGATCGCACCTGTACTGGATCGACAGCGGCCCGTTACTGCGCTGGGAGCATCGGCTCGCCTGA